A portion of the Limanda limanda chromosome 3, fLimLim1.1, whole genome shotgun sequence genome contains these proteins:
- the dbndd1 gene encoding dysbindin domain-containing protein 1, giving the protein MEAQGGAGSPEPNKDIQKLLKPSSSADLSKDLFQHSAGEEEGSLSGHTASLLHITEKRQPLSSVSSLEVHFDLLDLTELTDMSDQELAEVFVDSDDENHNEFPTGSQQPVLPRGGYMRSPSWTRCSKVEPPRERKHHSDSDSVEPLMKLERPKQP; this is encoded by the exons ATGGAGGCACAGGGAGGGGCAGGGAGCCCAG AGCCCAATAAAGACATCCAGAAGCTGCTGAAGCCCTCCAGCTCAGCCGACCTATCCAAGGACTTGTTCCAGCACTcagcaggggaggaggagggcagccTGTCGGGGCACACTGCGAGCCTGCTGCACATCACTGAGAAGAGAC AACCACTGAGTAGTGTATCTTCATTAGAGGTGCACTTTGACCTCTTGGACCTGACTGAGCTGACTGACATGTCTGACCAGGAACTGGCTGAAGTGTTTGTTGACTCTGATGACGAAAACCACAACGAGTTCCCAACAG GTTCCCAACAGCCAGTGCTGCCCAGAGGTGGGTACATGCGCTCCCCCTCATGGACGCGCTGCAGCAAAGTCGAGCCCCCCCGAGAGAGAAAACACCACAGCGACTCTGACAGCGTGGAGCCCTTGATGAAGCTGGAGCGGCCCAAGCAGCCATGA
- the mthfsd gene encoding methenyltetrahydrofolate synthase domain-containing protein gives MEPVITITPGASKWDIRQLVWDYIEEKNLANFPRPVHNRIPNFKGAFTACAKVAELEEFTNTPEVKVDPDKPLEGARLAVLQAQKTLLVPTPRLRTGLFNKITPPEGANKEQLRVCSSSQGVRDFSVPVGLDAKVKVDLVVVGSVAVSEKGLRIGKGEGYADLEYGMMASMGAVDDSTVVVTVVHDCQVLDIPEELMESHDLTVDYILTPTRVIKTNCQSPKPQGIIWTKLDTEKLEKIPILKELRDLEEQLGKDVTLGEVPPAGEPGLHAGPPKRQTRRRPRQNTQQDDEGESRQENRGEGEQRSRPRPPRVRKDNRGEGRREDAGEGGERGKGRGGWREKGQEEREGEVVSQRKLPLSVTTVYLGGIPAGIRVSELKTALREREAAPLRLTWQGAQHRAFLDYSDPQVAEQALEALQGLSLNGQSLQAELAKSQRGGKRSGQSNRRPRPSAAEKPIAASTDSQGEAAEENSTEQ, from the exons ATGGAGCCTGTTATCACCATCACCCCCG GGGCCTCCAAGTGGGACATCCGCCAGCTGGTGTGGGACTACATCGAGGAGAAGAACCTGGCCAACTTCCCGAGGCCTGTGCACAACCGGATCCCCAACTTCAAG GGGGCCTTCACAGCCTGTGCCAAGGTCGCTGAGCTGGAAGAGTTCACCAACACACCTGAGGTGAAGGTGGATCCGGACAAACCTCTGGAGGGGGCTCGGCTGGCAGTGCTGCAG GCTCAGAAGACTTTACTGGTCCCGACACCTCGGCTGCGTACGGGTCTTTTCAACAAGATTACTCCTCCTGAAGGGGCCAACAAAGAACAGCTACGCGTTTGCTCTTCCTCTCAG GGTGTGAGAGACTTCAGTGTGCCTGTTGGCCTTGATGCGAAGGTGAAGGTAGATCTGGTGGTGGTTGGCTCAGTGGCGGTGTCAGAAAAAG GCTTACGGATTGGAAAGGGAGAGGGCTACGCTGATCTGGAGTATGGCATGATGGCTTCAATGGGAGCTGTGGATGACTCAACTGTGGTGGTTACTGTGGTTCATGACTGCCAG GTGTTGGACATTCCAGAGGAGCTGATGGAAAGTCATGACCTGACCGTGGACTACATCCTCACACCCACCAGAGTTATCAAAACCAATTGCCAGTCACCCAAGCCACAGGGAATCATCTGGACTAAG CTGGACACTGAAAAGCTGGAGAAGATTCCCATCCTGAAGGAACTGCGTGATCTGGAGGAACAGCTTGGAAAGGATGTAACGCTGGGGGAGGTGCCTCCTGCTGGAGAGCCTGGTCTTCACGCCGGTCCACCCAAAAGACAAACCAGGAGGAGGCCAAGGCAGAACACTCAGCAGGATGATGAGGGGGAATCCAGACAGGAGAAtagaggagagggagaacagAGATCCAGACCACGTCCACCTAGAGTGAGGAAAGACAACAGAGGAGAGGGCAGGAGAGAGGATGCGGGAGAAGGCGGTgagagaggaaaggggagaggtggatggagggagaagGGCCAAGAGGAAAGGGAGGGCGAGGTCGTGTCTCAGCGTAAGCTCCCCCTGAGTGTGACCACAGTTTACCTGGGGGGGATCCCTGCAGGGATACGTGTTAGTGAGCTGAAAACTGCcctcagagagagggaggccgCTCCGCTGAGGCTCACCTGGCAAGGAGCTCAACACAGGGCCTTCCTTGACTACAGCGACCCCCAGGTTGCAGAGCAGGCCCTGGAGGCTCTGCAGGGTCTCAGTCTGAATGGTCAGAGTCTGCAGGCTGAGCTGGCCAAGAGCCAACGAGGGGGGAAGAGGTCTGGACAGTCCAATAGGAGACCAAGACCATCAGCAGCTGAGAAACCGATTGCGGCATCAACAGATAGCCAGGgtgaagcagctgaggagaatAGCACAGAGCAGTAA
- the foxf1 gene encoding forkhead box protein F1 → MTAEIQQPPAQPPAQSSPMSAPEKPHGQTAVMETASSTTKTKKTNAGIRRPEKPPYSYIALIVMAIQSSPTKRLTLSEIYQFLQSRFPFFRGSYQGWKNSVRHNLSLNECFIKLPKGLGRPGKGHYWTIDPASEFMFEEGSFRRRPRGFRRKCQALKPMYSMMNGLGFNHIPESYNFQGGGGGLSCPPNTLSLDTGIGMMNGHLAGNMEGMGLSGHSMSHLSTNSGHSYMGSCTGSTGNDYSHHDNSGSPLLTSGGVMEPHPVYSSSASAWAPAPTASLNNGSSYIKQQPLSPCNPGGNSLQPSLPTHSLEQPYLHQNGHSTTDLQGIPRYHSQSPSMCDRKEFVFSFNAMASSAMHSPSSGSYYHHQQVSYQDIKPCVM, encoded by the exons ATGACGGCAGAGATCCAGCAGCCCCCAGCACAGCCTCCTGCCCAGAGCAGCCCCATGTCTGCCCCGGAGAAGCCGCACGGACAGACGGCGGTGATGGAAAccgcctcctccaccacgaAAACCAAGAAGACAAACGCAGGGATCCGTCGGCCAGAGAAACCTCCGTATTCATACATCGCTCTGATAGTCATGGCGATCCAGAGCTCTCCGACCAAGCGGCTGACGCTCAGTGAGATATACCAGTTCCTGCAGAGCCGCTTCCCGTTCTTCAGGGGCTCGTACCAGGGATGGAAGAACTCCGTGCGTCACAACTTGTCCCTGAACGAGTGCTTCATCAAGCTGCCCAAGGGCCTCGGCCGGCCAGGGAAGGGCCACTACTGGACTATCGACCCGGCCAGCGAGTTTATGTTCGAGGAGGGCTCCTTCAGAAGGAGACCCAGGGGCTTCAGGCGCAAGTGCCAGGCGCTGAAGCCCATGTACAGCATGATGAACGGCCTGGGATTCAACCACATCCCCGAGTCCTACAACTTCCAGGGAGGCGGCGGGGGCCTGTCCTGCCCGCCCAACACCCTGTCCCTGGACACCGGGATCGGGATGATGAATGGACACTTGGCAGGTAACATGGAGGGGATGGGTCTGTCCGGGCACTCCATGTCACACTTGTCGACGAACAGTGGACATTCCTACATGGGAAGTTGTACGGGATCCACCGGGAATGACTATTCCCACCACGACAACTCCGGCTCCCCTCTGCTCACCAGCGGGGGAGTCATGGAGCCTCACCCCGTCTACTCGAGCTCGGCCTCGGCCTGGGCTCCGGCCCCCACGGCCTCGCTGAACAACGGGTCTTCTTACATCAAGCAGCAGCCTCTGTCTCCCTGTAACCCCGGGGGCAACTCACTGCAGCCCAGCCTGCCCACCCACTCCCTAGAGCAGCCGTACCTGCACCAGAACGGGCACAGCACCACAGATTTACAAG GTATTCCTCGGTACCATTCCCAGTCTCCCAGCATGTGTGACCGAAAGGAGTTCGTCTTCTCCTTCAACGCCATGGCGTCCTCGGCGATGCACTCCCCGAGCAGCGGCTCCTACTACCACCACCAGCAGGTCTCCTACCAGGACATCAAGCCGTGCGTCATGTGA